The Altererythrobacter sp. CAU 1644 genome has a window encoding:
- the uvrA gene encoding excinuclease ABC subunit UvrA, whose protein sequence is MLTHIKVRGAREHNLKGIDIDLPRDSLIVITGLSGSGKSSLAFDTIYAEGQRRYVESLSAYARQFLEMMQKPDVEHIDGLSPAISIEQKTTSRNPRSTVATVTEIYDYMRLLWARVGIPYSPATGLPIEAQTVSNMVDRVMALPEGTRLYLLAPVVRGRKGEYRKELAEWQKAGFTRVRIDGELYPIEGAPALDKKYKHDIEVVIDRLAVKEGLETRLADSFETALKLADGLAYVDLADGVVPGREGEGEAGGAMKGAGIPANRIVFSEKFACPVSGFTIEEIEPRLFSFNAPQGACATCDGIGEKLLFDPQLVVPNEALTLKQGAVVPWAKSNPPSPYYMQVLSSLAKAYDFDLTTPWNELAPDQRMIILHGTGGMPVDLTFKDGRKQYTVRKAFEGVIGNLNRRMLQTESAWMREELSKYQTAQPCETCGGKRLNEKALAVKVAGTDIAEPVRMSVADAKAWFLALDAKLNDTQQQIARAILKEINERLGFLDNVGLDYLNLDRTSGTLSGGESQRIRLASQIGSGLSGVLYVLDEPSIGLHQKDNDRLLETLKRLRDLGNTVIVVEHDEDAIRTADHIVDLGPGAGVHGGEVVAQGTLKQIERAKNSMTADYLTGRREIAVPARRRKGNGHDLTLHGAKANNLKDVTASIPLGTFTCVTGVSGSGKSSFTIDTLYAAAARNLNGARVIAGAHDKVTGLEFCDKVIEIDQSPIGRTPRSNPATYTGAFTQIRDWFAGLPESQARGYKPGRFSFNVKGGRCEACQGDGLIKIEMHFLPDVYVTCEECHGRRYNRETLEVKFKGHSIADVLDMTIEDAEGFFKAVPPIRDKMHMLNEVGLGYVKVGQQATTLSGGEAQRVKLAKELSKRSTGQTLYILDEPTTGLHFEDVRKLLEVLHRLVDQGNSVVVIEHNLDVIKTADHILDLGPEGGVRGGEVVAQGTPEEVAAEPRSFTGQYLKPMLERAETRETEAAE, encoded by the coding sequence ATGCTGACCCACATCAAAGTCAGGGGTGCGCGCGAGCACAATCTCAAGGGCATCGATATCGATCTGCCGCGCGACAGCCTGATCGTGATCACGGGGCTCAGCGGCTCGGGCAAATCGTCGCTCGCCTTCGATACGATCTATGCCGAGGGCCAGCGGCGCTACGTGGAATCGCTCAGCGCCTATGCGCGCCAGTTCCTCGAGATGATGCAGAAGCCCGATGTCGAGCATATCGACGGGCTCAGCCCTGCGATCTCGATCGAGCAGAAGACCACCTCGCGCAATCCGCGCTCGACCGTGGCGACCGTCACCGAGATCTATGACTACATGCGCCTGCTGTGGGCGCGGGTGGGGATACCCTATTCGCCCGCCACCGGCCTGCCGATCGAGGCGCAGACTGTCTCCAACATGGTCGACCGGGTGATGGCGCTGCCCGAAGGCACGCGGCTCTACCTGCTCGCGCCGGTGGTGCGCGGGCGCAAGGGCGAATACCGCAAGGAGCTGGCTGAATGGCAGAAGGCGGGCTTCACGCGCGTGCGGATCGATGGCGAGCTCTATCCGATCGAAGGAGCCCCCGCGCTCGACAAGAAGTACAAGCACGACATCGAAGTGGTGATCGATCGCCTGGCGGTGAAGGAAGGGCTCGAAACGCGGCTCGCCGACAGTTTCGAAACCGCGCTGAAGCTGGCGGACGGGTTGGCCTATGTCGATCTCGCCGATGGCGTGGTGCCAGGCCGCGAAGGCGAGGGAGAGGCTGGCGGCGCGATGAAGGGGGCGGGGATCCCCGCCAACCGCATCGTGTTCAGCGAGAAATTCGCCTGCCCCGTCTCGGGCTTCACCATCGAGGAAATCGAGCCGCGGCTGTTCTCCTTCAACGCGCCGCAGGGTGCCTGCGCCACTTGCGACGGCATCGGCGAGAAGCTGCTGTTCGACCCGCAACTGGTCGTGCCGAACGAGGCGCTGACCCTCAAGCAGGGCGCGGTGGTGCCCTGGGCCAAGAGCAACCCGCCGTCGCCCTATTACATGCAGGTGCTGTCGAGCCTGGCGAAGGCCTATGATTTCGACCTGACCACGCCGTGGAACGAGCTCGCGCCCGACCAGCGTATGATCATCCTCCACGGCACCGGCGGGATGCCGGTCGACCTGACCTTCAAGGACGGGCGCAAGCAATACACCGTGCGCAAGGCCTTCGAGGGAGTGATCGGCAATCTCAACCGCCGAATGCTGCAGACCGAGAGCGCGTGGATGCGCGAGGAGCTGTCGAAGTACCAGACCGCGCAGCCGTGCGAGACCTGCGGCGGCAAGCGCCTCAACGAGAAGGCGCTGGCGGTCAAGGTCGCGGGGACCGACATTGCCGAGCCGGTGCGGATGAGCGTTGCCGATGCCAAGGCGTGGTTCCTCGCGCTCGATGCAAAGCTCAACGATACGCAGCAGCAGATCGCCCGCGCGATCCTCAAGGAGATCAACGAGCGGCTGGGCTTCCTCGACAACGTTGGCCTCGACTACCTCAATCTCGACCGGACCAGCGGCACGCTGTCGGGCGGGGAGAGCCAGCGCATCCGCCTCGCCAGCCAGATCGGCAGCGGGCTGTCAGGCGTGCTCTACGTGCTCGACGAGCCTTCGATCGGTCTCCACCAGAAGGACAACGACCGGCTGCTGGAAACGCTCAAGCGGCTGCGCGACCTCGGCAATACGGTGATCGTGGTCGAGCATGACGAGGATGCCATCCGCACCGCCGACCATATCGTCGACCTCGGCCCCGGCGCGGGCGTCCACGGCGGCGAGGTGGTGGCGCAGGGCACGCTCAAGCAGATCGAGCGGGCCAAGAACTCGATGACCGCCGACTACCTGACGGGCCGCCGCGAGATTGCGGTGCCGGCGCGTCGGCGCAAGGGCAACGGGCACGACCTCACGCTCCACGGGGCGAAGGCGAACAACCTCAAGGACGTCACCGCGTCGATCCCGCTTGGCACCTTCACCTGCGTCACCGGCGTCAGCGGCTCGGGAAAGTCGAGCTTCACCATCGACACGCTCTACGCCGCCGCGGCACGCAACCTCAACGGCGCGCGGGTGATCGCGGGCGCCCACGACAAGGTCACCGGCCTCGAGTTCTGCGACAAGGTGATCGAGATCGACCAGTCGCCGATCGGCCGCACCCCGCGCAGCAATCCGGCGACCTACACCGGCGCCTTCACCCAAATCCGCGACTGGTTCGCGGGCCTCCCCGAAAGCCAGGCGCGCGGCTACAAGCCCGGGCGCTTCAGCTTCAACGTCAAGGGCGGGCGCTGCGAGGCGTGCCAGGGCGACGGGCTGATCAAGATCGAGATGCACTTCCTGCCCGACGTCTACGTCACCTGCGAGGAATGCCACGGCCGCCGCTACAACCGCGAAACGCTGGAAGTGAAGTTCAAGGGCCACTCGATCGCCGACGTGCTCGACATGACGATCGAGGATGCGGAAGGCTTCTTCAAGGCCGTCCCCCCGATCCGCGACAAGATGCACATGCTGAACGAGGTCGGCCTCGGCTACGTCAAGGTCGGCCAGCAGGCGACCACGCTCTCGGGCGGCGAGGCGCAGCGGGTCAAGCTCGCCAAGGAACTCAGCAAGCGCAGCACCGGGCAGACGCTCTACATCCTCGACGAGCCCACCACCGGCCTCCATTTCGAGGACGTCCGCAAGCTCCTCGAAGTGCTCCACCGCCTCGTCGACCAGGGCAACAGCGTGGTGGTGATCGAACACAATCTCGACGTCATCAAGACCGCCGACCATATCCTCGACCTGGGGCCGGAGGGCGGGGTGCGCGGCGGCGAAGTGGTGGCGCAGGGCACGCCGGAAGAGGTCGCGGCGGAACCGCGCAGCTTCACCGGCCAGTACCTCAAACCGATGCTGGAGCGCGCCGAAACCCGCGAGACCGAAGCGGCGGAGTAG
- a CDS encoding M13 family metallopeptidase, with translation MNLKPILMLSSALAMAACTTTPADEDVASTGAAPAEVALAATTNTATTASANWAENLPPAQQPRDFGAWGYDTSAMDSSVNPGDDFDSFASGAWKARTEIPSDQSSAGVSWDIYKVTEGQLRTIIMDAPADSQLGALFQSFMDEDRVNALGLEPLRPRLDAIRAAADKSAFSRLMGETAGTFGGSLAGMFPYADPNEPTVSSLFVGAGGLGLPEKDYYFDDRFAKERNAYVAYLTRIFTQAGQADPAAAAATVMGFETEIARRYWEVADRRDFAKINNPMSLAELGEYAPGIDWPALLAGAGVATSRDIIVMDNTAVRDIAALYAETPLDTLKLWQIARTVDQASPYLADEFVQSRFAFQKVLSGTNELRPRWTRGVQLIDGSLGELLGATYVAKHFPPAAKAKMESMVANLKDAMAVRINTNDWMAPETRTAALEKLAKMDVMVGYPAKFRDYSALELSADDLLGNVARVNLNEWAYQRDKIDQPVDKGLWGMTPQTLNAYNGAFENKIVFPAGILQPPMFSMSADDAVNYGAIGAVIGHEITHGFDDQGRKIDAEGKLRDWWTEGDGKRFEAKAADLGKQYDKFEAAPGHFIKGQQTMGENIADLAGLRVSLDAYRASLGGKEAPVIDGMTGEQRFFLAFAQAWQRKARDEAVIQQVTTGVHSPARFRVLGPLRNIDAWYDAFGITEGSTMYLPPEKRVQIW, from the coding sequence ATGAACCTGAAGCCCATCCTGATGCTGAGCTCGGCCCTCGCAATGGCCGCCTGCACGACTACCCCCGCTGACGAAGACGTTGCCTCCACCGGCGCCGCACCTGCCGAGGTGGCGCTAGCCGCCACCACCAACACGGCGACCACTGCATCCGCCAATTGGGCCGAAAACCTGCCGCCGGCGCAGCAGCCGCGCGACTTCGGTGCCTGGGGCTACGACACCAGCGCGATGGACAGCTCGGTCAATCCGGGCGACGACTTTGACAGCTTCGCCAGCGGCGCCTGGAAGGCACGGACCGAAATCCCGTCCGACCAATCGAGCGCCGGTGTCAGCTGGGATATCTACAAGGTGACCGAAGGCCAGTTGCGCACGATCATCATGGACGCACCGGCCGACAGCCAGCTCGGTGCGCTGTTCCAGAGCTTCATGGATGAAGACCGCGTCAACGCGCTCGGCCTCGAACCGCTACGCCCGCGCCTCGATGCCATCCGCGCTGCGGCAGACAAGTCCGCCTTCTCCCGCCTGATGGGCGAAACCGCGGGCACTTTCGGCGGCTCGCTGGCGGGAATGTTTCCCTATGCCGATCCGAACGAACCGACCGTTTCGAGCCTGTTCGTGGGCGCTGGCGGCCTCGGCCTGCCAGAGAAGGACTATTACTTCGACGATCGCTTCGCCAAGGAGCGCAACGCCTACGTCGCCTATCTGACCCGGATTTTCACCCAGGCCGGGCAGGCCGATCCTGCCGCAGCCGCCGCAACGGTGATGGGTTTCGAAACCGAGATTGCCCGGCGCTACTGGGAAGTCGCCGACCGTCGTGACTTCGCCAAGATCAACAACCCGATGTCGCTCGCAGAACTGGGCGAATATGCCCCGGGAATCGACTGGCCTGCGCTGCTGGCAGGAGCGGGAGTTGCGACCAGCCGCGACATTATCGTGATGGACAATACCGCGGTGCGCGACATCGCCGCGCTCTATGCCGAAACGCCGCTCGACACGCTCAAGCTGTGGCAGATCGCGCGCACCGTCGACCAAGCATCGCCCTACCTGGCCGACGAATTCGTGCAGAGCCGGTTCGCGTTCCAGAAGGTGTTGAGCGGGACCAATGAACTGCGTCCGCGCTGGACCCGCGGGGTGCAGCTGATCGACGGTTCGCTGGGCGAATTGCTCGGGGCGACCTATGTCGCCAAGCACTTCCCGCCGGCGGCAAAGGCCAAGATGGAATCGATGGTCGCGAACCTCAAGGACGCGATGGCAGTCCGCATCAACACCAACGACTGGATGGCGCCCGAAACCCGCACGGCTGCGCTTGAAAAGTTGGCAAAGATGGACGTCATGGTCGGCTATCCCGCCAAGTTCCGCGACTATTCCGCGCTCGAGCTTTCGGCCGACGACCTGCTGGGCAATGTTGCCCGGGTCAACCTCAACGAGTGGGCCTATCAGCGCGACAAGATCGACCAGCCGGTCGACAAGGGCCTGTGGGGCATGACGCCGCAGACGCTCAACGCCTATAACGGCGCGTTCGAGAACAAGATCGTGTTCCCTGCCGGGATCCTGCAGCCGCCGATGTTCTCGATGAGCGCTGACGACGCCGTCAATTATGGTGCGATCGGCGCGGTAATTGGTCACGAGATCACCCACGGCTTCGACGACCAGGGCCGCAAGATCGACGCCGAGGGCAAGCTGCGTGACTGGTGGACCGAAGGTGACGGCAAGCGGTTCGAAGCCAAGGCCGCCGACCTCGGCAAGCAATATGACAAGTTCGAAGCGGCGCCCGGGCATTTCATCAAGGGCCAGCAGACGATGGGCGAGAATATCGCCGATCTGGCGGGCTTGCGCGTTTCGCTCGATGCTTATCGCGCTTCGTTGGGCGGCAAGGAAGCGCCGGTGATCGACGGGATGACCGGCGAACAACGCTTCTTCCTGGCGTTCGCGCAAGCGTGGCAGCGAAAGGCGCGCGACGAGGCGGTCATCCAACAGGTGACCACCGGCGTGCACAGCCCGGCACGATTCCGCGTGCTCGGCCCGCTGCGCAATATAGACGCCTGGTACGACGCCTTCGGCATTACGGAAGGTTCGACCATGTACCTGCCGCCCGAGAAACGCGTGCAAATCTGGTAA